One window of the Anas acuta chromosome 12, bAnaAcu1.1, whole genome shotgun sequence genome contains the following:
- the GDPGP1 gene encoding GDP-D-glucose phosphorylase 1, with amino-acid sequence MPPVPLPPPRHCRCHTKAPPPRPAPPPPPRLRYRGHVERCGGAGTGTPGHGDTGGSSGHGASPGTAALTRPPPPFPRQVPEAPSMAAASSGEQPGPPDIPEPEDFVYGEDEFVLQGVSWPGTAPSRFDRALLGAWQDRMARGLFRYRLGELPTRVLPGAMGLVAQLNPQRATQRRPPQAIRSLTQPFDPQQFNFTRIRPGEVLLCLRRRSGGDPPPLDRVLVAINVSPLERGHVLLLPEPALGLPQALTPQLLRFGLEAVLLSTQPGFRVGFNSLGASASVNHLHLHAFYLAHPLRVESAPAEPLLPEGGPALLRDVPAPALLFYTAGTELRAVAEAVCGLAAGLAARGLAYNVFATRGAPPAGGAAAGLRVLLWARRPSFEEPEEPDEAVPAVALCELAGYLPLPAAAPFAALSEAEALRALRRPLLPEPELRRLLRDLLPATPRDT; translated from the coding sequence ATGCCGCCGGTGCCGCTTCCGCCTCCACGTCACTGCCGCTGCCATACCAAggcccccccccctcgccccgccccgccccccccgccccgcctcCGGTACCGCGGGCACGTGGAGAGGTGCGGGGGGGCCGGCACCGGGACACcgggacacggggacaccggGGGCAGCTCGGGGCACGGGGCCAGCCCCGGCACCGCGGCGCTCACCCGGCcgcccccccctttcccccgGCAGGTCCCGGAGGCACCGAGCATGGCGGCGGCGAGCAGCGGGGAGCAGCCGGGGCCACCGGACATCCCCGAGCCCGAGGACTTCGTGTACGGGGAGGACGAGTTCGTGCTGCAGGGGGTCTCCTGGCCTGGCACCGCGCCATCCCGCTTCGACCGGGCCCTGCTGGGCGCGTGGCAGGACCGCATGGCGCGGGGCCTGTTCCGCTACCGCCTCGGGGAGCTGCCCACGCGCGTGCTGCCCGGTGCCATGGGGCTGGTGGCGCAGCTCAACCCGCAGCGCGCCACGCAGCGCCGGCCGCCGCAGGCCATCCGCAGCCTGACGCAGCCCTTCGACCCGCAGCAGTTCAACTTCACGCGGATCCGGCCCGgggaggtgctgctgtgcctgcGGCGCCGCTCGGGGGGCGACCCGCCGCCCCTGGACCGCGTGCTGGTGGCCATCAACGTCAGCCCGCTGGAGCGCggccacgtcctgctgctgcccgagCCGGCGCTGGGGCTGCCGCAGGCGCTCACCCCGCAGCTGCTGCGCTTCGGGCTGGAGGCcgtgctgctcagcacccagcccgGCTTCCGCGTGGGCTTCAACAGCCTGGGCGCCTCGGCCTCCGTCAACCACCTGCACCTGCACGCCTTCTACCTGGCCCACCCGCTGCGCGTCGAGTCGGCGCCCGCCGAGCCGCTGCTCCCCGAGGGGGGCCCGGCCCTGCTGCGGGACGTCCCGGCACCCGCGCTGCTGTTCTACACGGCGGGCACCGAGCTGCGGGCCGTGGCGGAGGCGGTGTGCGGGCTGGCGGCCGGGCTGGCGGCGCGGGGCCTGGCTTACAACGTGTTCGCCACGCGGGGAGCGCCgccggcggggggggcggccgcggggctgcgggtgctgctGTGGGCGCGGCGGCCGAGCTTCGAGGAGCCCGAGGAGCCCGACGAGGCGGTGCCGGCCGTGGCGCTGTGCGAGCTGGCCGGGTACCTGCCCCTGCCGGCCGCCGCCCCGTTCGCGGCGCTGTCGGAGGCCGAGGCGCTGCGCGCCCTGCGCCGCCCGCTGCTGCCCGAGCCCGAGCTGCGCCGCCTGCTGCGGGACCTGCTGCCCGCCACGCCTCGGGACACGTGA
- the CIB1 gene encoding calcium and integrin-binding protein 1: MGGAGSLLHREALSEYQELTFLSKQEILLAYKRFSELLPKEQRDNACSLRVPKSLILTLPELRANPFQHRICRVFSTSEDGDDSMSFEDFLDMLSAFSDSATPEIKSHYAFRIFDFDEDGTLSRQDLEKLVNCLTGQGEEVSLSNAEMEQLIGNILEESDIDKDGTINLSEFQHVVSRSPDFVSSFKIVL, translated from the exons ATGGGGGGCGCGGGCAGCCTGCTGCACCGGGAGGCGCTGAGCGAGTACCAG GAGCTGACCTTCCTGAGCAAGCAGGAGATCCTGCT TGCCTACAAGAGGTTCAGTGAGCTGCTGCCAAAGGAGCAGAGGGACAATGCCTGCTCGCTGCGTGTTCCCAAGAGCCTCATCCTGACGCTGCCCGAGCTGCGG GCAAACCCCTTCCAGCACCGGATCTGCAGGGTCTTCTCCACCTCGGAGGATGGGGACGACAGCATGTCCTTTGAAGACTTCCTCGACATGCTGAGTGCCTTCAGCGACTCCGCCACCCCGGAAATCAAATCCCACTACGCTTTCCGCATCTTTG ACTTCGACGAGGATGGGACTCTGTCCAGACAGGACCTGGAGAAGCTGGTCAACTGCTTGACGGGGCAAGGCGAGGAGGTGTCTCTGAGCAACGCGGAGATGGAGCAGCTCATCGGGAAC ATCCTGGAGGAGTCAGACATTGACAAGGACGGCACCATCAACCTCTCCGAGTTCCAGCACGTCGTCTCCCGCTCCCCGGACTTTGTCAG CTCCTTCAAGATCGTCCTGTGA
- the SEMA4B gene encoding semaphorin-4B: protein MAPRPALPVLAHSVLAALLLSAAQEPVPRVSLPYDSAERVVQRFTVPGVSNYTALLLSPDGSTLYLGAREVLFAVNTSHFQPGAPARRLLWGADEEKKRQCVFKGKDPQRDCHNYIKMLLQLNSTHLYTCGTCAFSPACAYINVQHFSLERDASGRVLLEDGKGRCPFDPEYRSTAVMVDGELYAGTVSNFQGNEPTIYRSQESRIALKTENSLNWLQDPVFVGSAYLRESLPAGNPEGDDDKVYFFFSETGKEFDYFENTIVSRIARVCKGDQGGERVLQRRWTTFLKAQLLCSHPEDGFPFNVLQDVFVLTPGELRWRETVFYGVFTSQWNKGGLGSSAVCAFPIRSVQRAFSGLYKEVNRETQQWYTDTSPVPEPRPGTCITSHTRHLKINSSLQMPDRVLNFIKDHFLMDSPVRSQPLLLQSRLRYQQIGVHRAQGLHGTYDVLFLGTDDGRLHKAVHVNHRVHIIEEIHLFPAGQPVLQLLLDHDQGLVYAASYAAVAQVPFANCSLYRSCGECVLARDPFCAWSRGACRSTALHPSAHAQLWAQDIEGADTERLCQSANVSQPRPRILLTPASGTPCQQIQLPPNAVRPLPCRLLSNLASRRWLHNGAPVNASYLVLPEGALILVGSPERAGTYECWSLEEGFRKLMASYCVGVQELTHGPLEAGSKVSAGRDALEAVSTSRSTSAVGSAAARLEGKTYWTEFLVMCVLFATAVLVLALFLLHRHRDGMKALLEPADPGRHQKPPRKPVESLPLNGSSLPSAVPEHKGYQALQDNYIVSTPVHEPPGTTRTFSESEKRPLHVRDSFVEVSPACQRPRVRLGSEIQDSVV from the exons ACTCTGCCGAGCGGGTCGTGCAGCGCTTCACGGTGCCTGGCGTGTCCAACTACACAGcgctgctgctgagcccagATGGCAGCACACTCTACCTGGGGGCGCGCGAGGTGCTCTTCGCCGTCAACACCAGCCACTTCCAGCCCGGAGCCCCGGCCCGCAGG ctgctgtggggtgcggatgaggagaagaaaaggcagtGTGTGTTCAAGGGCAAGGACCCCCAG AGGGACTGTCACAACTACATCaagatgctgctgcagctgaacagCACCCACCTCTACACCTGCGGGACCTGCGCCTTCAGCCCCGCCTGCGCCTACATT AACGTGCAGCACTTCAGCCTGGAGCGAGATGCGTCGGgaagggtgctgctggaggacggGAAGGGACGCTGCCCCTTCGACCCTGAGTACCGGTCCACCGCCGTCATGGTCG ATGGTGAGCTCTATGCCGGCACCGTCAGCAACTTCCAGGGCAACGAGCCCACCATCTACCGCAGCCAGGAGAGCCGCATCGCCCTCAAGACGGAGAACTCCCTCAACTGGCTGCAGG ACCCGGTCTTCGTGGGCTCAGCCTACCTGCGGGAGAGCCTGCCTGCCGGCAACCCCGAGGGTGACGACGACAAGGTCTACTTCTTCTTCAGTGAGACTGGCAAGGAGTTCGACTACTTCGAGAACACCATCGTCTCACGCATCGCACGTGTGTGCAAG GGGGACCAGGGCGGGGAGCGGGTGCTGCAGAGGCGGTGGACGACCTTCCTGAaggcacagctgctgtgctcgCACCCCGAGGACGGCTTCCCCTTCAACGTGCTGCAGGACGTCTTTGTGCTCACGCCGGGGGAGCTGCGCTGGAGGGAGACGGTCTTCTACGGGGTCTTCACCTCGCAGTG GAACAAGGGTGGCCTGGGCAGCTCGGCGGTGTGCGCCTTCCCCATCCGCAGCGTGCAGAGGGCCTTCAGCGGGCTCTACAAGGAGGTGAACCGCGAGACACAGCAGTGGTACACGGACACCAGCCCTGTGCCAGAGCCCCGTCCAGGCACG TGCATCACCAGCCACACGCGGCACCTGAAGATCAACTCGTCCCTCCAGATGCCGGACCGGGTGCTGAACTTCATCAAGGACCATTTCCTGATGGACAGCCCCGTccgcagccagcccctgctgctgcagagccgcCTGCGCTACCAGCAGATCGGCGTCCACCGTGCGCAGGGCCTCCACGGCACCTACGACGTCCTCTTCCTGGGCACGG ACGACGGCCGCTTGCACAAGGCTGTGCACGTGAACCACAGGGTGCACATCATCGAGGAGATCCACCTCTTCCCCGCCGGGCAGCCcgtcctgcagctgctgctggaccaCGACCAG GGCCTGGTGTACGCAGCCTCCTACGCGGCGGTGGCTCAGGTGCCCTTTGCCAACTGCAGCCTGTACCGCAGCTGCGGCGAGTGCGTGCTGGCACGGGACCCCTTCTGCGCCTGGAGCCGGGGCGCCTGCCGCAGCACCGCCCTGCACCCTTCAGCGCATGCCCA GCTCTGGGCCCAGGACATCGAAGGCGCTGACACGGAGCGGCTCTGCCAGTCGGCCAACGTgtcccagccccggccccgcatCCTTCTGACCCCAG CCTCGGGCACCCCGTGCCAGCAGATCCAGCTGCCCCCTAACGCGGTGCGCCCGCTGCCCTGCCGCCTGCTCTCCAACCTGGCGTCGCGGCGCTGGCTGCACAACGGAGCCCCCGTCAACGCCTCCTACCTGGTGCTGCCCGAGGGGGCCCTCATCCTGGTGGGCAGCCCCGAGCGCGCGGGCACCTACGAGTGCTGGTCGCTGGAGGAAGGCTTCCGCAAGCTGATGGCCAGCTACTGCGTGGGCGTGCAGGAGCTGACCCACGGGCCCTTGGAGGCCGGCAGCAAGGTGTCCGCCGGCCGGGATGCGCTGGAGGCCGTCAGCACCTCGCGGAGCACCTCGGCAGTGGGCAGTGCCGCAGCCCGGCTGGAGGGCAAGACCTACTGGACTGAGTTCCTGGTGATGTGCGTGCTCTTCGCCACGGCCGTGCTCGTGCTGGCCCTCTTCCTGCTGCACCGGCACCGCGACGGCATGAAAGCCTTGCTGGAGCCCGCAGACCCCGGCCGGCACCAGAAGCCGCCCCGCAAACCGGTGGAGAGCCTGCCCCTGAACGGCAGCAGCCTGCCCAGCGCCGTGCCCGAGCACAAGGGCTACCAGGCCCTGCAGGACAACTACATCGTCAGCACCCCCGTGCACGAGCCCCCGGGCACCACGCGCACCTTCTCCGAGTCGGAGAAGAGGCCCCTCCACGTCCGGGACAGCTTCGTGGAGGTGTCTCCAGCCTGCCAAAGACCCCGGGTGCGCCTGGGCTCTGAGATCCAGGACTCGGTGGTGTGA